A genomic region of Papaver somniferum cultivar HN1 chromosome 7, ASM357369v1, whole genome shotgun sequence contains the following coding sequences:
- the LOC113297618 gene encoding NADH dehydrogenase [ubiquinone] iron-sulfur protein 6, mitochondrial-like has translation MARNGVVSASKLLKSLITDPSLQNLPSNTRNFSLVAGQISKHTAKWMQDTSKKSPMELINEVPPIEVKGRIVACEGDNDPALGHPIEFICLDLKAPAICKYCGLRYVQNHHH, from the exons ATGGCAAGAAATGGGGTTGTCTCTGCGTCAAAGCTTTTGAAATCCCTAATCACCGATCCATCTTTGCAGAATCTTCCTTCCAACACTCGAAATTTCAGTCTAGTCGCCGGTCAAATCAGTAAACACACCGCCAAATGGATGCAG GATACGAGCAAGAAATCTCCCATGGAATTgatcaatgaagttccaccaattgAAGTCAAAGGCAGGATTGTCGCCTGTGAAGGAG ATAATGACCCTGCACTTGGTCACCCAATTGAGTTCATATGTCTAGATCTGAAAGCGCCGGCGATTTGCAAGTACTGTGGCCTTCGCTATGTTCAGAACCATCATCACTAA